CCCATAAAGAATGACCTGTTCTCTTTTGACCATATTATCCTGTAAAAGACGGTTAAAAGCCCGTGAGTCACAACCCTTGACCAAAACTCCTACTTTCTGGTGATCTTTCAGCTCTTCCAGAAGGTACCGACTGAGATTAACAGCACAAAAAGAATCCCAGGTGAGCTTTTCAAGGTCCTCCTCCCTGGCGGCAAAAAGCGGGCGCGACTGCCACCAGTAATGACCCTTCTCCCAACCGAGAAGCAGATCGATGCGACCACCCAGTAAATCCTGGCTTACAACATCGCGTATTTTCTTCAACTCGTCTACGTTACGCTCTGCCATCTGGCATCCCTCATCTTTCTGTTCGGCCCCAGGGCCTTGATCTTTTCGGTAATCGTCTCCATCTCTTCTGCGAATTTATCGCCCTCAGAGCTTGATATCCACCTTACCTCAAAACGTTCCGGCTCAAATCCGGCAAATTCAACGAGCTTCTTAAACGCGGAGAGGCGGCGGCGACCGTGATAGTTACCCGTTGTGTAATGGCAATCTCCCGGGTGGCAGCCGGCAACAAGAACACCATCAGCGCCTCGCTGAAATGCCCGGAGGACGAACATGGGGTTCATTCTTCCCGAACAGGGAACACGTATAACCTTCACGTTGGAGGGGTAGCTCATCCTGCTGGTTCCGGCAAGGTCTCCGCCGGCATAACTACACCAGGTGCAGCAGAAGGCAACAATCAGGGGTTCCCAGTTAGCTTTGGTTTCGTTTAGCGCTGTAGACATATGGCATCCACCTCCGCCAAAATTTGTTCGTTTGTAAAGCCTCTCAGATTAATTGACCCTGACCGGCATATAACGGTGCATGATCCACAGCCCTGACAGAGTGACGGATTGACTTCGGCAACCGTACGCTGCAGAGTGCCTCCGTGATATCGTTCTTCAATTTCAACCGGGTTAATTGCATTGTATGGACAGACTGCCTCACAGTAGAGGCAACCGGAACACTCAGCCTGATTAACTTCAGCAGTGCATGCCTCTCCCTTAAGGAGTTCTTTGGAGAGCAAACCGATTGCTTTTACCGCTGCCGCGCCGGCCTGGGCAACTGTATCGGGTATATCTTTCGGAGCCTGGCAGGCACCGGCGATAAATATACCGGCAGTATGAGTTTCTACCGGCTTTAGCTTGGGATGTGCTTCATTAAAGAATTTGTAACTGTCGCTGTTTATACCGACAATCCGTCCCAATTCAGTTGCATCTGATCGGGCAATTGCCGCAGCAGCGAGGACTACCATATCAGCGTTGATCTCAATCGTTTTCCCACTGAGCGAATCAACTCCCCGGACAACCAGGTAATCATTTTCAGGGAATATTTTCCCAACCTGACCTCTCAGGTAGGCAACATCGTATTCTTCTGCAGCCCGGCGTTGAAACTCCTCATAACCCTTCCCTGCTGTTCTGACATCAATATAAAATACATAACTTTTTGCATCCGGTAATTTTTCCTTGAGCAGTAAGGCCTGCTTGGCAGTGTACATGCAGCATATCTTTGAACAGTAATTCATTCCGCGTGCTTTGTCACGAGAACCGACACACTGGATGAAAACAACTTTTTTGGGCGGTTTGCCATCTGAAAGACGGACTACCTTGCCCGCTGTAGGTCCTGAAGCATTAAAGAGCCTCTCGAATTCAAGACCGGTAAGGATATCAGGATGCTGGCCGTAACCATATTCTCCGTAAATTGAAGGATCAAGCTGGTCGAAACCCGTAGCTACAACGATAACTCCGTAACGACGTTCGAGTATTTCATCCTGCTGTTCATAGTCAACAGCCTGAGGAGGACATTCCTTGGCACAGATCTGGCAACGCCCTTTCTTGAAATAGAGGCAGTTTTCACGGTCGATGACCGGTATGTTAGGCACAGCCTGAGGAAAAGGCACATAAATCGCTTTTCGTTTAGCCCTGCCCATTTCAAATTCTGAAGGGGCTTTTGCCGGGCATTTTTCATAGCATATGCCGCAACCCGTACACTTGACCGGATCTATACTGCGTGCTTTCTGCCTTATCTTAACATCAAACTGGCCGACAAAACCTTTCACCTCTTCAACCTCGGAGTAAGTAATCAGGTTAATATTCGGATGCTGGGCTGCTTCAACCATCTTTGGGGTCAGAATACATGCCGAGCAGTCAAGCGTTGGAAAAGTTTTCTCAAGCTGAGCCATGCGCCCGCCTATACTCGGTTCCCGTTCAACTAAATCGACAACATAACCCGCTTCAGCTATATCCAGTGCAGTCTGTATACCGGCGATCCCTCCACCGATAACCAGAGCTCTCTTCTCAACCTCAATGGCCGGGGCTTCCAGGGGATCATTCAGCGCAGCCTTGGCCGCAGCCGCCCTGACGAGAGCGACCGCTTTTGGGGTTGCTTCGTCCATGTTACGATGCACCCATGAACAATGCTCTCTGATGTTAGCCACTTCAACCATATATGGATTAAGCCCGGCTTCAGAGGCTGCCTTGCGGAATGTTTGCTCGTGCATTCGCGGCGAACAGGTACCTACCACCACCCGATCGAGGTTGTTATCTTTAATAGCATTTTTAATTATATCCTGTCCCATTTCAGAACAGAGATACCGGTAATCATCAGCGTGCACCACACCGGGGAAGCTGCGGGACGCTTTAACAGTTTTCTCAATATCTACCGTGCCGGCAATATTGGTACCGCAGTGACAGATAAATACTCCCGTTCTCGGCAAAGTCCACAACCTCCCTTATTTGTTATATTTACGGAAACCGCTGACCAAAGCCTGCTGTGGCAGTTTTTTTAACTGCTCGGGTGTAAGGTCTGCGGGTCCAAATTTATTTCCATCCCGGCGGCGCAGCATAACCAGTCGAATACCTTCCATCATCCTGGCCAGATCAAGATCACGTGGACAGCGTGCTGCGCAGGTGAAACAGGAAGCACAGATCCAGGGCGTTTTGCTTTTTGCCAGGTCTTCTTCCAGACCGAGCTGTAAATAGCGGATTACCTGGTGTGGCAGTAAATCCATGGCGGCAGTTACCGGACAGGCAGCACTGCACTTGGCACACTGAAAACAGCACGAAGGATCCTGCCCGCTTTGCATACGCATTTCATCTATTAAACGGCTTTTACTGCTCGCTGTCATTACTGCTTCGCCTCCTTTCCAGGGCTGATGATATCAGTTGATCAAATTGTAAGCCGAGCGCCTCTGCAAGAAGTTCACTGAAATAATAGATTTTGATGGGAGTTTTGCCGTCTTCTTCAGCACAGTTTTCAAGGTTGTAACGGCAAAGGGGGCAGGCAGTAATCAGCGCTTCCGCACCGACATTTCGGGCGGAATCTAGAATTTTTGCCACCGTATCGCGGGCAACCCCTTCTTCAGTAACCGAGAGATAAGCGCCACAGCATTCGATGCGATAGGGAGTCTTAACAACATCAGCACCCAGGGCTTTTAACAAATCTTCCATGATTGAGGGATTTTCAGGATCATCAAACTGCATAACCTTTGAAGGCCTCAATAATAGACAACCATAATAGGCTGCTACTTTTCGTCCTTCAAGTGGCTTTTTAACCATTTCAGCAAGCTTATCAAAGCCAAGGTCATCGCGAAGGACTTCCAGAAAATGAAGAACCCGCCCCTCACCGGTATAGTCGACTTCGAGGTAGTCTGTAACTTTATTACGGGCATCTTCATTACGCTGCATCAATTCCTGAGCTCTTTTTAAAACGTGGTGGCAGGCGGCACACAGAGATACCAGCGGTTCACCTTCTGCCGCAGCAAGGGTTCGAACCGGGGAGAGAAGAGTGATCAGCTCATCTT
This is a stretch of genomic DNA from Bacillota bacterium. It encodes these proteins:
- a CDS encoding hydrogenase iron-sulfur subunit — protein: MSTALNETKANWEPLIVAFCCTWCSYAGGDLAGTSRMSYPSNVKVIRVPCSGRMNPMFVLRAFQRGADGVLVAGCHPGDCHYTTGNYHGRRRLSAFKKLVEFAGFEPERFEVRWISSSEGDKFAEEMETITEKIKALGPNRKMRDARWQSVT
- a CDS encoding CoB--CoM heterodisulfide reductase iron-sulfur subunit B family protein — its product is MRYRYFPGCTLKGQAKNMENATMAAAAALGIQLIELDEWQCCGAVYPLYEDELITLLSPVRTLAAAEGEPLVSLCAACHHVLKRAQELMQRNEDARNKVTDYLEVDYTGEGRVLHFLEVLRDDLGFDKLAEMVKKPLEGRKVAAYYGCLLLRPSKVMQFDDPENPSIMEDLLKALGADVVKTPYRIECCGAYLSVTEEGVARDTVAKILDSARNVGAEALITACPLCRYNLENCAEEDGKTPIKIYYFSELLAEALGLQFDQLISSALERRRSSNDSEQ
- a CDS encoding CoB--CoM heterodisulfide reductase iron-sulfur subunit A family protein, with protein sequence MPRTGVFICHCGTNIAGTVDIEKTVKASRSFPGVVHADDYRYLCSEMGQDIIKNAIKDNNLDRVVVGTCSPRMHEQTFRKAASEAGLNPYMVEVANIREHCSWVHRNMDEATPKAVALVRAAAAKAALNDPLEAPAIEVEKRALVIGGGIAGIQTALDIAEAGYVVDLVEREPSIGGRMAQLEKTFPTLDCSACILTPKMVEAAQHPNINLITYSEVEEVKGFVGQFDVKIRQKARSIDPVKCTGCGICYEKCPAKAPSEFEMGRAKRKAIYVPFPQAVPNIPVIDRENCLYFKKGRCQICAKECPPQAVDYEQQDEILERRYGVIVVATGFDQLDPSIYGEYGYGQHPDILTGLEFERLFNASGPTAGKVVRLSDGKPPKKVVFIQCVGSRDKARGMNYCSKICCMYTAKQALLLKEKLPDAKSYVFYIDVRTAGKGYEEFQRRAAEEYDVAYLRGQVGKIFPENDYLVVRGVDSLSGKTIEINADMVVLAAAAIARSDATELGRIVGINSDSYKFFNEAHPKLKPVETHTAGIFIAGACQAPKDIPDTVAQAGAAAVKAIGLLSKELLKGEACTAEVNQAECSGCLYCEAVCPYNAINPVEIEERYHGGTLQRTVAEVNPSLCQGCGSCTVICRSGSINLRGFTNEQILAEVDAICLQR
- a CDS encoding 4Fe-4S dicluster domain-containing protein — encoded protein: MTASSKSRLIDEMRMQSGQDPSCCFQCAKCSAACPVTAAMDLLPHQVIRYLQLGLEEDLAKSKTPWICASCFTCAARCPRDLDLARMMEGIRLVMLRRRDGNKFGPADLTPEQLKKLPQQALVSGFRKYNK